Genomic DNA from Chloroflexota bacterium:
CTCCCGTGTGTCAGGGAGAGGGTAGCCCGGGTTGGGGGGTGAGGGCACCCACGGTGTACGCTGCCATGCAGACCCAGCCGGTGACGGACGAGGAGGCCAACCGATGCCTGAGGGGACTCGGCTCAACGGGGTGATCGCGGCGCTGGAGGCCGGGCAGCCGGCCTTCGTGACGTTCTCCGCCGCGACACCCGACAACGCGCAGGCGATAGGCGACGCAGCCTACGACGGCGTCGTGTTCGAGATGGAGCACGGCCCGTACGACATCCGCGCCCTGCGCGACTCGCTGCAGTACCTGCTCAATCGGAAGCAGATCGTGGATCGCGGCACGCTCGCGCCGGCCGTCACACCGCTGGTACGCATCCCCCCGAACGGCGGCGAGATGAACCAGTGGATCGCCAAGCAGGTGCTCGACAGCGGCGTCTACGGCATCGTCTGGCCTCACGTCAGCACCGTGGAGGAGGCGCGCAACGCCGTGGCAGCCTGCCGCTACCCGCGCCCGCCGAGCGCGCCGATCTTCGAGCCGGCCGGCCAGCGCGGCGATGCCCCGACCGCCGCCGCGCGCTACTGGGGCCTCTCGCAGCAGGCCTACTACAAGCAGGCGGACGTCTGGCCGCTGGCCCCGGACGGCGAGATCATCGTGGCGATCATGTGCGAGGAGGTCAAGGCGGTCAAGAACCTGCCGGACATCCTGGAGCAGGTGCCGGGCATCGGGGCCGTCATCATCGGCGAGGGCGACCTGTCGCAGGACCTCGGCTACCCGCGCCAGTACGACCACCCGGCCGTGGTCGAGGCGATGCAGTCGGTGGTCGAGACCTGCAAGCGCTTCAACGTCGTCTGCGGGCACCCGCACGTCGATACGGCGAACGTCGAGCGGGTGTTGGAGCAGGGGTACCGCTGGCTGATGCCCGCGCCGACCCGCTCGTTCGGGGCGCTCGACCTGGGACGAAAGCTCGCCGGCCGAAGCTGACCCGCGTGGGCAGCTGCCGGTTTTGACACGCGCCACACGGTGAGATACCGTTCGCAGCGGCGTCGGCCGGCGGGCCGGCTCACGCGACGGCCGCGGCGATCGTCGCCGTGTCCAGCACACATGACGAAGCCCCTTCCCGGTGCGGAAGGGGCTTTCGATGATCTGTGTACCTGAT
This window encodes:
- a CDS encoding aldolase; translated protein: MPEGTRLNGVIAALEAGQPAFVTFSAATPDNAQAIGDAAYDGVVFEMEHGPYDIRALRDSLQYLLNRKQIVDRGTLAPAVTPLVRIPPNGGEMNQWIAKQVLDSGVYGIVWPHVSTVEEARNAVAACRYPRPPSAPIFEPAGQRGDAPTAAARYWGLSQQAYYKQADVWPLAPDGEIIVAIMCEEVKAVKNLPDILEQVPGIGAVIIGEGDLSQDLGYPRQYDHPAVVEAMQSVVETCKRFNVVCGHPHVDTANVERVLEQGYRWLMPAPTRSFGALDLGRKLAGRS